One window from the genome of Pyrus communis chromosome 16, drPyrComm1.1, whole genome shotgun sequence encodes:
- the LOC137720043 gene encoding metal-nicotianamine transporter YSL3-like — MGNTNGENGEIETFETLNGHGIEDNGCEPQEDLNRIVPWRRQITVRGLVASVVIGVIYSVIVMKLNLTTGLVPNLNVSAALLAFVFIRSWTKLLQKAGVVSTPFTRQENTIIQTCAVACYSIAVGGGFGSYLLGLNRKTYEQVGVDTEGNTPGSTKEPAIGWMTGFLFVSSFVGLLALVPLRKIMIIDYKLAYPSGTATAVLINGFHTPKGDKMAKQQVHGFMKFFSVSFLWGFFQWFYSGGEQCGFAQFPTFGLTAWRNSFYFDFSMTYIGAGMICSHLVNLSLLLGAILSWGVMWPLIRGLKGEWFPATLSESSMKSLNGYKVFISISLILGDGLYNFLKILYFTGSNIHMKMMNKNLKTASNDKNVTVDDLRRNEVFIRDNIPVWVACVGYTLFSVISIIIIPLMFPQLKWYYVVVAYLIAPSLSFCNAYGAGLTDMNMAYNYGKVALFVLAAVAGKNDGVVAGLVGCGLIKSIVSISSDLMHDLKTAHLTLTSPRSMILSQAIGTAIGCVVAPLTFFLFYKAFNIGDPDGEYKAPYAIIYRNMAILGVEGFSALPQHCLQLCYGFFSFAIATNLLRDLAPTKIGKYVPLPMAMAVPFLVGAYFAIDMCMGSLVVFVWHKLKNNKASLMVPAVASGLICGDGLWILPSSILALAKVQPPICMNFLANK; from the exons ATGGGGAACACAAATGGCGAAAACGGAGAGATTGAGACGTTTGAGACATTGAATGGACATGGGATTGAAGATAATGGATGTGAGCCACAGGAGGATTTGAACAGAATAGTCCCATGGAGAAGGCAGATTACAGTCCGGGGACTCGTAGCCAGCGTAGTTATTGGGGTAATTTACAGTGTTATAGTGATGAAGTTGAACCTCACCACTGGTTTGGTTCCCAATCTCAATGTTTCGGCTGCACTTCTCGCTTTCGTGTTCATCCGGTCATGGACTAAGCTGCTTCAAAAGGCTGGAGTTGTATCAACTCCCTTCACCAGGCAGGAGAATACAATAATTCAAACTTGTGCAGTTGCGTGTTATAGCATTGCTGTTGGAG GTGGTTTTGGTTCGTATCTGTTGGGTCTAAACCGAAAGACTTACGAGCAAGTTGGGGTTGATACTGAGGGGAACACTCCCGGGAGCACCAAGGAACCAGCGATTGGTTGGATGACTGGTTTTCTATTTGTTAGTAGTTTTGTTGGGCTGCTGGCTTTGGTTCCTCTCAGAAAG ATCATGATAATAGACTATAAATTAGCATACCCGAGCGGAACTGCTACTGCTGTCCTTATTAACGGGTTCCATACTCCAAAGGGTGACAAGATGGCTAA ACAGCAGGTTCACGGGTTCATGAAATTCTTTTCAGTTAGTTTCTTGTGGGGTTTCTTTCAGTGGTTTTATTCTGGAGGGGAGCAATGCGGATTCGCTCAGTTTCCAACATTTGGATTGACCGCTTGGAGAAATTC ATTTTACTTTGATTTCAGTATGACTTATATAGGAGCAGGAATGATCTGTTCTCATCTCGTGAACTTATCTTTGCTTCTCGGCGCCATACTCTCTTGGGGAGTAATGTGGCCATTGATAAGGGGTCTTAAGGGAGAGTGGTTTCCTGCAACTTTATCAGAAAGTAGTATGAAGAGTCTAAACGGTTACAAG GTTTTCATTTCCATTTCCCTGATACTAGGAGACGGGCTgtacaattttctcaagatactATATTTTACTGGCTCAAACATCCACATGAAAATGATGAACAAGAACCTTAAAACAG CTTCAAATGACAAGAATGTGACTGTTGATGATCTTCGACGAAATGAAGTCTTCATAAGAGATAACATTCCCGTTTGGGTAGCTTGCGTAGGGTACACCTTGTTCTCTGTCATCTCCATCATTATTATCCCACTTATGTTTCCTCAACTGAAATGGTATTATGTAGTCGTAGCCTACCTAATTGCACCCTCTCTAAGCTTCTGCAATGCTTATGGTGCGGGTCTAACTGACATGAACATGGCTTATAACTACGGGAAAGTGGCTCTCTTTGTGCTTGCTGCCGTAGCTGGGAAAAACGATGGTGTTGTTGCTGGACTTGTAGGCTGTGGTCTGATCAAATCAATAGTTTCTATCTCCTCCGATCTGATGCACGACTTAAAGACTGCTCATCTCACTCTCACGTCTCCTCGATCAATGATTTTAAGCCAGGCTATTGGAACGGCCATAGGCTGTGTGGTAGCTCCTCTTACATTTTTTCTCTTCTACAAGGCCTTTAACATTGGGGATCCAGACGGTGAATACAAAGCCCCTTACGCCATCATATACAGAAACATGGCAATTCTCGGCGTTGAAGGCTTCTCTGCCCTGCCCCAGCATTGCTTGCAGCTGTGTTATGGTTTTTTCTCATTTGCCATAGCAACTAATCTGCTGAGAGATCTTGCTCCTACGAAAATCGGGAAATACGTTCCGCTTCCAATGGCAATGGCTGTCCCATTCCTCGTTGGAGCGTACTTTGCAATTGATATGTGCATGGGGAGTTTGGTTGTGTTCGTCTGGCACAAGCTGAAAAACAACAAGGCAAGTTTAATGGTTCCGGCAGTCGCTTCCGGTTTGATATGTGGAGACGGGTTGTGGATTCTCCCTTCGTCGATTCTTGCATTGGCCAAGGTTCAACCTCCCATCTGCATGAACTTCTTGGCAAATAAGTAG